The genomic segment CCTCGGCTCCCGAGTGGAAGCGGAGATGATCACGGGCATGCTCCGAAGCCACGGAGTGAAGGCTTCGGTGTCAGGCGACGACATGGCTGGGCTGGAGGTGGCACTGCAGGCGCAGGGCGTCCCGGTCCTGGTTCCGGATGTGAAGGCCGCCGAAGCCCGACGCCCCCTGGCTGGCTCGGGCTCAGGGC from the Actinomycetes bacterium genome contains:
- a CDS encoding DUF2007 domain-containing protein; its protein translation is MSVVVVAVLGSRVEAEMITGMLRSHGVKASVSGDDMAGLEVALQAQGVPVLVPDVKAAEARRPLAGSGSGRSEAGELSAFQRWIVRLLGGDKPRP